The following coding sequences are from one Formosa haliotis window:
- a CDS encoding tetratricopeptide repeat-containing sensor histidine kinase, giving the protein MPTSFLNIFNFNLRSSLYCTFLFFLVFNSSIGQNQALDTLFISNVKTTLKEKTKDYRTLENLFRSAKGDSLKMKYLEKQSTINNYSEGRSYALNALGRIYRNMSLYERAIEAHKEAIYAAIDGKNDALHVISLNLMGVVYRRMDLVKPALDYHKEAYDLATKAYKTNPDPELEHSIAVSRNSMGNIYLALKQNDLALKQFERSIIIEKKENNILGLAINHQNIGYAHEAKGDLDKALENYQTSLGYNEEMDSDIGRVICYNSIAQVYIKQERFNEALAILHKSLDKAMDLGDQYYLAQTYINLGWTNEKLNQDAEAEKNLKTGLQISKAYELKTFTAEGLNHLSDLQTKQEKYKEALNSFKESKTIEESITNDRNLNYVNDLIIEYEHETKNNQIQKLADENEAVKHKLERNKKLFWYTAILISLFTTMIVIIIRHRQVKQEKQIITLEQDMLRNQMNPHFIFNSLNSIKLYIINNDKEKAVYYLNKFSKLIRKILIASTEKEMTLEEELDTMQLYINIENIRFQNEIQFNVQVDEGINTANLKVPSLILQPFLENALWHGLSSKKHDKRINLHVYKDTPNYITISIEDNGIGRVESEKINSLKVLKRKSVGIAITKARLANFSKRFPNDYKFNIEDLYNDKNRPKGTRIILQIPIPNYKDA; this is encoded by the coding sequence ATGCCAACATCTTTTTTAAATATATTTAACTTTAACCTAAGAAGCAGTCTGTACTGTACATTCCTCTTCTTTTTAGTTTTCAATAGCTCTATTGGTCAAAATCAGGCCCTAGACACGCTGTTTATTAGCAATGTAAAAACCACATTAAAAGAAAAAACAAAAGATTATAGAACTTTAGAAAACCTATTTCGGTCGGCCAAAGGCGATAGCCTAAAGATGAAATATTTAGAAAAGCAATCGACCATCAATAATTATTCTGAAGGTAGAAGTTACGCTTTAAACGCGCTTGGAAGAATTTATAGAAACATGTCGCTTTACGAACGCGCGATAGAAGCCCACAAAGAAGCTATATATGCGGCAATAGATGGTAAAAACGACGCTTTACATGTTATTTCTCTAAATTTAATGGGGGTGGTTTATCGCCGTATGGATTTAGTAAAACCGGCATTAGACTACCATAAAGAGGCTTACGATTTAGCTACCAAAGCCTACAAAACAAACCCAGACCCAGAACTAGAGCACAGTATCGCCGTGTCTAGAAATAGCATGGGAAATATTTATCTGGCGTTAAAACAAAACGATCTTGCTCTAAAACAATTCGAGCGCTCTATTATTATTGAAAAGAAAGAAAACAATATTTTAGGACTTGCTATAAACCATCAAAACATTGGGTATGCTCACGAAGCCAAAGGCGATTTAGACAAAGCACTAGAAAACTACCAAACATCGCTAGGGTATAACGAAGAAATGGACTCAGACATTGGGCGCGTTATCTGCTACAACTCTATTGCACAAGTTTACATAAAACAAGAACGCTTTAACGAAGCTCTAGCCATTTTGCACAAATCTCTAGACAAGGCTATGGATTTGGGCGACCAATATTATTTGGCACAAACCTATATTAATTTAGGATGGACTAACGAAAAACTAAACCAAGACGCAGAAGCCGAAAAAAACCTAAAGACAGGTTTACAAATTTCTAAAGCCTATGAGCTTAAAACATTTACTGCCGAAGGCCTGAATCACTTATCAGATTTACAAACCAAGCAAGAAAAATACAAGGAGGCTTTAAACAGTTTTAAAGAAAGTAAAACCATTGAAGAAAGCATTACTAACGATCGCAATTTAAACTATGTTAACGATTTAATTATAGAATACGAACACGAAACTAAAAACAATCAAATACAAAAACTTGCCGACGAAAACGAAGCTGTTAAACACAAATTAGAGCGTAACAAAAAATTATTCTGGTATACGGCGATTTTAATTTCGTTGTTTACCACCATGATTGTTATTATTATTAGACACCGTCAAGTAAAACAAGAAAAACAAATTATTACGCTAGAGCAAGACATGTTACGAAATCAGATGAATCCGCATTTCATCTTCAATTCGTTAAACTCTATCAAACTTTATATTATTAATAACGACAAAGAAAAAGCCGTTTATTACCTAAATAAATTTTCAAAATTAATCCGTAAAATTCTAATTGCTTCTACCGAAAAAGAAATGACTTTAGAAGAAGAATTAGACACTATGCAACTGTATATTAATATTGAAAATATTAGATTCCAGAACGAAATTCAATTTAATGTTCAGGTAGATGAAGGTATAAATACTGCCAATTTAAAGGTACCGTCTCTTATCCTGCAACCTTTTTTAGAGAACGCACTCTGGCATGGTTTATCGTCTAAAAAACATGATAAACGCATAAACCTACACGTTTATAAAGACACGCCAAATTATATAACAATAAGCATTGAAGATAATGGTATTGGCCGTGTTGAATCGGAAAAAATAAACAGCCTAAAAGTTTTAAAACGAAAATCTGTGGGTATCGCTATTACAAAGGCACGTTTAGCCAATTTCTCTAAACGTTTTCCTAACGATTATAAATTTAATATTGAAGATTTATACAACGACAAAAACCGACCAAAAGGAACACGAATTATATTACAAATCCCGATACCTAACTATAAAGACGCTTAA
- a CDS encoding LytR/AlgR family response regulator transcription factor, whose amino-acid sequence MIKAVIVDDEPKAIQSLTWELSNFSDQIEVIKTFTTPEDAIFYLNSTPPDCLFLDIQMPTMDGFQFLDKLKNRDFAVVITTAYNEYGIKALKQEAIDYLLKPIDSDDLKETLYKVKKFNSKFTKSIQIENVITEFNEKFNSQRITINTDGKLIFVDADDILFVESDGNYSTIYLNENQKIVITKKLKDVNTILPEHFFFRIHNSYIVNLNKIKEYIKNDGYVVMQSNHKIPVARQRKSDFLEKL is encoded by the coding sequence ATGATAAAAGCCGTTATAGTTGATGATGAACCAAAAGCCATACAAAGCCTCACTTGGGAGTTAAGCAACTTTAGCGACCAAATTGAAGTTATTAAAACGTTTACCACTCCAGAAGATGCTATTTTTTACCTAAATAGCACACCACCCGACTGCTTATTTTTAGATATACAAATGCCAACTATGGATGGTTTTCAGTTTCTGGACAAACTAAAAAACAGAGATTTCGCTGTAGTTATAACCACAGCTTATAACGAGTACGGTATTAAAGCGCTAAAACAAGAGGCTATAGATTATTTATTAAAACCAATAGATTCAGACGATTTAAAAGAGACCTTATATAAAGTTAAAAAATTTAACTCTAAATTTACCAAGTCGATTCAGATTGAAAACGTCATAACAGAGTTTAACGAAAAATTTAATTCGCAACGTATTACCATAAATACCGATGGCAAATTAATTTTTGTAGATGCCGATGATATTTTGTTTGTCGAGTCGGATGGAAATTACAGCACAATCTATTTAAATGAAAATCAAAAAATTGTCATCACCAAAAAATTGAAAGACGTAAACACCATTTTACCTGAACATTTTTTCTTCAGAATACACAACTCATATATTGTTAACCTGAATAAAATAAAAGAATACATTAAAAATGATGGCTATGTTGTTATGCAATCCAACCATAAGATTCCTGTTGCACGACAACGTAAATCTGATTTCTTAGAGAAACTATAA
- a CDS encoding ribonucleotide-diphosphate reductase subunit beta — MSQAIEPILQENKDRFVIFPIQHHDIWEWYKKSEASFWTAEEIDLHQDLSDWKDKLNDDERYFIKHILAFFAASDGIVNENLAENFVSEVQYSEAKFFYGFQIMMENIHSETYSLLIDTYVKDEKEKNMLFNAIETFPAIKKKADWALKWIESPSFAERLIAFAAVEGIFFSGAFCSLFWLKKRGIMPGLTFSNELISRDEGVHCDFAVHLHNHHLINKVPKARITEILVDALNIEREFITESLPASLIGMNATLMTQYLEFVTDRLLSELDCEKVYNTSNPFDFMDMISLQGKTNFFEKRVSEYQKAGVLNKEEEEDKFNFDADF, encoded by the coding sequence ATGTCTCAAGCGATAGAACCTATTCTGCAAGAAAACAAAGATCGATTTGTAATTTTCCCCATTCAGCACCACGATATTTGGGAATGGTATAAAAAATCTGAAGCCAGTTTCTGGACGGCCGAAGAAATTGATTTGCATCAAGATCTTTCTGATTGGAAAGATAAATTAAACGACGACGAGCGTTATTTTATAAAACACATTTTGGCTTTTTTCGCGGCGAGCGATGGTATTGTAAACGAAAATTTAGCTGAAAACTTCGTGAGCGAAGTGCAATACAGCGAAGCCAAATTCTTCTATGGGTTTCAAATAATGATGGAGAATATTCATAGCGAAACCTATTCTTTACTTATAGATACTTATGTAAAAGATGAAAAAGAAAAAAATATGCTGTTTAATGCTATTGAAACTTTTCCGGCTATTAAGAAAAAAGCAGATTGGGCACTTAAATGGATAGAGTCTCCTAGTTTTGCAGAACGATTAATAGCCTTTGCTGCAGTAGAAGGTATTTTCTTTTCGGGGGCATTTTGTTCTTTGTTTTGGCTTAAAAAACGAGGCATTATGCCAGGATTAACATTCTCTAACGAGTTAATCTCGAGAGACGAAGGCGTGCATTGCGATTTTGCTGTGCATTTACATAATCATCATTTAATTAATAAAGTGCCAAAAGCTAGAATTACAGAAATTTTAGTTGATGCCTTAAATATTGAACGCGAATTTATTACGGAGTCGCTTCCTGCAAGTTTAATTGGGATGAATGCTACTTTAATGACACAGTATTTAGAATTCGTAACCGATAGATTACTAAGCGAGTTAGATTGCGAGAAAGTGTATAATACTTCAAACCCATTCGATTTTATGGATATGATTTCTTTGCAAGGAAAAACCAATTTCTTCGAAAAACGAGTGTCAGAATACCAAAAGGCAGGGGTTTTAAATAAGGAGGAAGAGGAAGATAAATTTAATTTCGATGCCGATTTTTAA